From a single Bacillus gobiensis genomic region:
- a CDS encoding LysR substrate-binding domain-containing protein produces MVTIEELENEELIFCKGGHEEAVTEAFANTKLNLNDGITVQSGETLVKMMNNGLGIGIISEFTLATISHELPLKIISPAIKREISLICPSFDNASVSVKYFVDVLKEFSAEQRDEEKAANKGTKPLLH; encoded by the coding sequence ATCGTTACGATTGAAGAATTAGAGAACGAAGAATTGATATTTTGCAAGGGCGGACATGAAGAAGCTGTTACAGAAGCTTTTGCAAACACAAAGTTGAATTTAAATGATGGAATTACGGTTCAAAGCGGAGAAACGCTAGTAAAAATGATGAATAACGGATTGGGAATTGGCATCATTTCTGAATTTACATTAGCTACTATTTCTCATGAGCTGCCTTTAAAAATCATTTCCCCTGCTATCAAAAGAGAGATTAGCCTGATTTGTCCTTCGTTTGACAATGCTTCCGTATCGGTCAAATATTTTGTTGATGTTCTGAAAGAATTTTCAGCGGAACAAAGAGATGAGGAAAAAGCCGCCAATAAAGGAACGAAACCTCTCCTTCATTAA
- a CDS encoding EamA family transporter, with the protein MIQCGFFRFLILYFNTQTVTGELLIIVSALSWACVNVFSKVKFSGDEIMNMTAWQLLIGAIILFVISIMTENVSQTEWTLPAVLSLRIARLHS; encoded by the coding sequence ATGATTCAATGCGGATTTTTCCGCTTTTTAATCCTTTATTTTAACACGCAAACAGTGACAGGTGAATTGCTGATCATTGTCTCAGCACTGAGCTGGGCGTGTGTGAATGTTTTCAGTAAAGTGAAGTTTTCCGGAGATGAAATCATGAATATGACTGCCTGGCAGTTACTCATAGGAGCGATCATTCTGTTTGTGATTTCGATAATGACGGAAAATGTGTCACAAACGGAATGGACACTTCCGGCCGTATTGTCCCTTAGGATTGCTCGTTTACACTCATAA